A stretch of the Drosophila sulfurigaster albostrigata strain 15112-1811.04 chromosome 2L, ASM2355843v2, whole genome shotgun sequence genome encodes the following:
- the LOC133834988 gene encoding uncharacterized protein LOC133834988 gives MLQQVFASLLIAMCLMHSATAIKCYQCKSLTDPNCAKDKIEPSLNVRQVDCDLALKPATMEQLQPVTKCNKVVTSDTAGQIVSRDCHFEVIGQKENECTVSHSLKVEKCFTCKGDLCNASESSAASLVAFSAAALFAMFAVQMAL, from the exons atgctgCAACAAGTGTTCGCTTCTCTGTTGATTGCCATGTGCCTCATGCACAGTG CAACTGCTATCAAGTGCTATCAATGCAAATCCCTGACGGATCCCAATTGCGCCAAGGACAAGATCGAACCATCTCTTAATGTTCGACAGGTGGATTGTGATCTCGCTCTTAAACCAGCCACCATGGAGCAACTGCAGCCGGTGACCAAGTGCAACAAGGTGGTCACAAGTG ATACCGCCGGCCAAATTGTGTCACGTGACTGTCACTTTGAGGTGATCGGACAGAAGGAGAACGAGTGCACAGTGTCGCACAGCCTCAAAGTGGAGAAATGCTTCACCTGCAAGGGAGACTTGTGCAACGCCTCCGAGTCTAGCGCTGCCAGCCTTGTGGCATTCAGTGCAGCTGCTTTGTTTGCTATGTTCGCCGTGCAAATGgcactttaa